The sequence TTCCCTCGATGGCGTCCAGTACCTTGCGGAGTTGCCGCTCGGTCATCCGGCCTTCGTTGCTGACCGCGCTGACGCCGAGGCGGCAGAGCTGCCATTTGTCCTGATAGTCCACCTCGGCGACAGCCACGTTGAAGCGGTTCCGAAGGCGGGCGATGATGGATTTCACCACCTTCCGCTTGCTCTTGAGAGATTGGCTGTCATGGATTTGCAGATCCACGGTCAAAAGCCCGACGGCCGTCATGAAGGAAAGGCCTCCGGCGGAGGGAGCGAAACGAACATCTAGAGGGTACGGGCAACCTCT comes from bacterium and encodes:
- a CDS encoding DUF503 domain-containing protein, with translation MTAVGLLTVDLQIHDSQSLKSKRKVVKSIIARLRNRFNVAVAEVDYQDKWQLCRLGVSAVSNEGRMTERQLRKVLDAIEGMGMAIIVDFQIEVF